The following proteins come from a genomic window of Oricola thermophila:
- a CDS encoding tetratricopeptide repeat protein, which translates to MRGDGKQTWVTAGRAMLAGLLLVAWPAGVAQATENSEEPPNAHSVAPSRFGEPPADEAFGAFQRGLYLTARNLALPRAEAGDPAAQTLLAEIYARGLGVPRDPEEAAKWYMKAADQGVPEAQMQYALILLKGEPDEEQKARATAMMKAAADAGNAHAEFNYAQLLINERPSGDSMKLAYEYFMRAAKKGIPDAQYAVSQFLHNGTGGIAADSAQAREWLIKAARQNFDTAQFELGQWYLHGIGGERDLDRAFSWTLRAARAGNIAAQAAVAKLYWGALGTEPDEAEAAAWYVVARRAGLRDRALDDFWEGLTEEEQRAAIDRANQLR; encoded by the coding sequence ATGAGAGGCGACGGCAAGCAGACCTGGGTGACGGCCGGACGCGCCATGCTGGCCGGGCTGTTGCTGGTCGCCTGGCCGGCCGGTGTCGCGCAGGCCACGGAAAACAGCGAAGAGCCCCCGAACGCGCACAGCGTGGCGCCCTCGCGCTTCGGCGAGCCGCCTGCGGACGAGGCCTTCGGGGCATTCCAGCGTGGCCTCTATCTCACCGCGCGCAATCTCGCTTTGCCACGCGCCGAGGCCGGCGACCCGGCCGCGCAGACGCTGCTGGCCGAAATCTACGCGCGCGGTCTCGGCGTTCCGCGTGATCCCGAAGAGGCAGCCAAGTGGTACATGAAGGCGGCCGACCAGGGCGTGCCGGAGGCGCAGATGCAGTATGCCCTCATCCTGCTGAAAGGCGAACCGGACGAGGAACAGAAGGCAAGGGCCACTGCAATGATGAAAGCGGCCGCCGACGCGGGCAATGCCCATGCCGAGTTCAACTACGCGCAGTTGCTGATCAATGAGCGGCCTTCCGGCGACAGCATGAAGCTTGCCTACGAGTATTTTATGCGTGCCGCGAAAAAGGGCATCCCGGATGCGCAGTATGCGGTCAGCCAGTTTCTCCACAACGGGACCGGCGGCATTGCAGCGGACTCGGCACAGGCGCGCGAATGGCTGATCAAGGCCGCCCGGCAGAATTTCGACACGGCGCAATTCGAACTCGGCCAGTGGTACCTGCACGGGATCGGCGGCGAGCGGGACCTCGACAGGGCTTTTTCCTGGACGCTGCGGGCGGCACGCGCGGGCAATATCGCCGCGCAGGCGGCCGTTGCCAAACTCTACTGGGGCGCGCTCGGGACGGAGCCCGACGAGGCCGAGGCCGCCGCATGGTACGTGGTGGCCCGTCGGGCCGGGCTGCGCGACCGCGCACTCGACGATTTCTGGGAGGGGCTGACCGAGGAGGAGCAGCGCGCGGCCATCGACAGGGCGAACCAACTGCGCTGA
- a CDS encoding YdcH family protein, which produces MSIEAHLESLLRKHGVLESEISDILSRPAPDQAELTQLKREKLRVKEEIERIKAETRH; this is translated from the coding sequence ATGTCGATCGAAGCTCACCTCGAGTCCCTCTTGCGCAAACACGGTGTCCTGGAATCGGAAATTTCCGATATCCTTTCCCGGCCCGCGCCCGATCAGGCGGAACTGACGCAATTGAAGCGGGAGAAACTGCGGGTGAAGGAAGAGATCGAACGCATAAAGGCCGAAACCCGGCACTAG
- a CDS encoding ArsR/SmtB family transcription factor yields the protein MSTSDSFFAIADPHRRYILEELRRSPRTVGELAESLPISRPAVSQHMKILLDAGMVSARSEGTRRIYMLEEAAFSPLHLWLDQFWTGA from the coding sequence ATGAGCACCTCGGACTCATTTTTTGCCATCGCGGATCCGCATCGTCGCTACATCCTCGAGGAATTGCGACGGTCGCCTCGCACGGTGGGCGAGTTGGCGGAAAGTCTGCCCATCTCGCGTCCGGCGGTTTCGCAGCACATGAAGATACTTCTCGATGCGGGCATGGTTTCTGCCCGATCCGAGGGCACGCGGCGCATCTACATGCTCGAAGAAGCGGCTTTCTCGCCACTTCATTTGTGGCTGGACCAGTTCTGGACCGGCGCCTGA
- the efp gene encoding elongation factor P — protein sequence MKINGNEIKPGNVIEHNGGLWVAVKCNAVKPGKGGAFNQVELKNLIDGTKLNERFRSSETVERVRLEQKDFQYLYEQDDALVFMDTETYEQLELQKDFVGDRAAFLQDGMMVTVEMHEEKPIGVTLPDQVVLQIAEADPVVKGQTAASSYKPAVLENGVRIMVPPFIESGEKVLVDTNEIAYIRRAD from the coding sequence ATGAAAATAAACGGTAACGAAATCAAGCCGGGCAACGTGATCGAGCACAATGGCGGTCTCTGGGTCGCGGTGAAATGCAATGCGGTCAAGCCGGGCAAGGGCGGCGCATTCAACCAGGTCGAGCTGAAGAACCTGATCGACGGAACCAAGCTGAACGAGCGTTTCCGTTCCTCCGAGACGGTGGAGCGGGTCCGCCTCGAGCAGAAGGACTTCCAGTACCTGTACGAACAGGACGACGCCCTGGTGTTCATGGACACGGAGACCTACGAGCAGCTTGAACTGCAGAAGGACTTCGTCGGCGACCGTGCCGCCTTCCTGCAGGATGGCATGATGGTCACGGTCGAGATGCACGAGGAAAAGCCGATCGGCGTCACGCTGCCCGACCAGGTCGTGCTCCAGATCGCCGAGGCCGATCCCGTCGTGAAGGGCCAGACCGCGGCTTCCTCCTACAAGCCGGCCGTGCTCGAGAACGGGGTGCGCATCATGGTGCCGCCCTTCATCGAATCCGGCGAGAAGGTTCTCGTCGACACCAACGAAATCGCCTATATCCGCCGCGCGGACTGA
- the rpmE gene encoding 50S ribosomal protein L31, with product MKADIHPEYHMIKVVMTDGTEYMTRSTWGSEGETLNLDIDSKSHPAWTGGQQNLVDRGGRVSKFKKRYEGLGV from the coding sequence ATGAAGGCTGACATCCATCCCGAATACCACATGATCAAGGTGGTGATGACCGACGGCACGGAATACATGACGCGTTCGACCTGGGGTTCCGAGGGCGAGACGCTCAATCTGGACATCGATTCCAAGTCGCACCCGGCATGGACGGGCGGCCAGCAGAACCTGGTCGATCGCGGCGGCCGCGTCTCCAAGTTCAAGAAGCGCTACGAGGGCCTCGGCGTCTGA
- a CDS encoding MotA/TolQ/ExbB proton channel family protein, which translates to MGETEQTSAPVQTHGRFDPYRLSNPQVFLLSMIIFLVIVGFVAAILYRQVSAAFVTNPGLNGLILGVLAVGIVLVFQQVIGLFREVRWVNSFRSGNTVTRRDPVLLAPMRALLSRRQAETLTTMATRSILDSIATRLDESRDTSRYLIGLLVFLGLLGTFWGLLQTIGSIGSTIQSLDPGTGDTNDILDALKAGLSAPLEGMGTAFSSSLFGLSGSLVLGFLDLQAGRAQNRFYTELENWLSSVTDPNSGLEHPAAGGDGGQDMKSVAEALMTMQGTSGGSQRATAAMASLAEGIQGLVRNMRSEQQMMRDWVESQAAEQKEIRETLDRLAAAIEKTEREK; encoded by the coding sequence ATGGGCGAGACCGAGCAGACAAGCGCGCCTGTCCAGACGCACGGCAGGTTCGATCCGTATCGCCTGTCAAACCCGCAAGTGTTTCTGCTGTCGATGATCATCTTCCTGGTGATCGTCGGTTTCGTGGCAGCCATCCTGTACCGGCAGGTTTCCGCCGCATTCGTGACGAATCCCGGACTGAACGGTCTCATTCTCGGCGTTCTCGCCGTCGGCATCGTGCTCGTCTTCCAACAGGTGATCGGACTGTTTCGCGAGGTGCGCTGGGTCAACAGCTTCCGCTCCGGCAACACGGTGACGCGGCGCGATCCGGTGCTGCTGGCGCCGATGCGCGCGCTACTGTCGCGCCGCCAGGCGGAAACGCTGACGACGATGGCAACCCGTTCGATCCTGGACTCGATCGCCACCCGTCTGGACGAATCGCGCGACACGTCGCGCTACCTGATCGGGCTGCTGGTCTTTCTGGGCCTTCTGGGTACTTTCTGGGGACTGTTGCAGACGATCGGCTCGATCGGCTCGACCATCCAGTCGCTCGATCCCGGAACAGGCGACACGAACGATATCCTCGATGCGCTGAAGGCGGGGCTGAGCGCGCCCCTCGAGGGCATGGGCACGGCGTTCTCGTCGTCGCTGTTCGGCCTGTCCGGGTCGCTGGTGCTCGGCTTCCTCGACCTCCAGGCGGGGCGGGCACAGAACCGCTTCTACACCGAACTGGAAAACTGGCTTTCTTCCGTGACCGATCCCAATTCCGGCCTGGAGCATCCGGCTGCCGGGGGCGATGGCGGCCAGGACATGAAGTCCGTCGCGGAGGCGCTGATGACGATGCAGGGGACCAGCGGTGGCAGCCAGCGGGCGACGGCCGCGATGGCCAGTCTCGCCGAGGGCATCCAGGGGCTGGTTCGCAACATGCGCTCCGAACAGCAGATGATGCGCGACTGGGTCGAATCGCAGGCCGCCGAGCAGAAGGAGATCCGCGAGACGCTCGACCGGCTCGCGGCCGCGATAGAGAAGACGGAAAGGGAGAAGTAG
- a CDS encoding 5-(carboxyamino)imidazole ribonucleotide synthase, producing MLQRGATIGIIGGGQLGRMLAIAASRLGFRTVVLEPQADCPAAQLCNAQIVAAYDDKAALADLSGRCDVVTYEFENIDLEAARWLESTVALRPSSRALEVAQDRLVEKTFLNDHGIPTVAFRDIGGADDLAEALRGFGGRGILKTRRLGYDGKGQVRFRGDATDPSPAEALQEICHAPAILEEFAPFSAEISVIATRSGDGTTVCFDPARNVHENGILATSTLPSGVDAGIESRAKDLAGMLAGALAYVGTLGLEFFVMEDGSLRANEFAPRVHNSGHWTEAACTVSQFEQHIRAIAGWPLSSGTRHSDCVMHNLIGNDIARVPDLAADPDILVHDYGKAESRPGRKMGHFTRIVRRVG from the coding sequence ATGCTGCAACGGGGAGCAACCATCGGCATCATCGGCGGAGGCCAGCTCGGCCGCATGCTCGCGATTGCCGCGTCGCGGCTCGGCTTCCGGACGGTGGTTCTGGAGCCGCAGGCCGATTGCCCGGCCGCGCAGCTTTGCAATGCGCAGATCGTCGCCGCCTATGACGACAAGGCCGCGCTTGCCGACCTGTCCGGGCGCTGCGACGTCGTCACATACGAGTTCGAGAACATCGACCTCGAGGCGGCGCGCTGGCTGGAGAGCACTGTCGCCCTCCGTCCCTCGTCCCGGGCGCTTGAAGTGGCCCAGGACAGGCTTGTCGAGAAGACGTTCCTCAACGACCACGGCATTCCGACCGTCGCCTTCCGCGACATTGGCGGCGCGGACGATCTCGCGGAAGCGCTTCGCGGCTTCGGCGGCCGCGGCATCCTGAAGACGCGCCGCCTCGGCTACGACGGAAAGGGCCAGGTCCGTTTCCGGGGCGATGCGACCGATCCCTCGCCCGCGGAGGCACTGCAGGAAATCTGCCATGCTCCCGCGATCCTGGAAGAGTTCGCCCCCTTCTCGGCCGAGATATCCGTGATCGCGACCCGGTCCGGGGACGGGACGACCGTCTGTTTCGACCCGGCCAGGAACGTGCACGAGAACGGCATACTCGCCACGTCGACGCTGCCTTCCGGCGTCGACGCGGGGATCGAGAGCCGGGCGAAGGACCTTGCGGGGATGCTTGCCGGCGCCCTCGCCTATGTCGGCACGCTCGGGCTGGAATTCTTCGTCATGGAGGACGGCAGCCTGCGCGCGAACGAGTTTGCCCCGCGCGTGCACAATTCCGGGCACTGGACCGAAGCCGCCTGCACGGTCTCGCAGTTCGAGCAGCATATCCGCGCCATTGCCGGGTGGCCGCTCTCTTCCGGCACGCGCCATTCCGACTGCGTGATGCACAACCTGATCGGAAACGACATCGCCCGCGTTCCCGACCTCGCCGCCGATCCCGACATACTGGTGCACGACTACGGAAAGGCCGAGAGCCGCCCGGGCCGCAAGATGGGGCATTTCACGCGCATTGTCCGCCGCGTCGGTTGA
- the purE gene encoding 5-(carboxyamino)imidazole ribonucleotide mutase → MPADVAIIMGSQSDWPTMRHAADILDELDVGYRALIVSAHRTPDRMYEFARSAKADGYKVVIAGAGGAAHLPGMVAALTPLPVLGVPVRSKALSGKDSLLSIVQMPAGIPVGTLAIGEAGAANAALMATAILALSDDALAARLDSWRAARTASVAEQPSDED, encoded by the coding sequence ATGCCCGCAGACGTCGCCATCATCATGGGAAGCCAGTCGGACTGGCCGACCATGCGTCACGCCGCCGATATCCTCGACGAGCTGGACGTCGGCTACAGGGCGCTGATCGTCTCGGCGCACCGCACGCCCGATCGCATGTACGAATTCGCCAGGTCGGCGAAAGCGGATGGCTACAAGGTCGTCATCGCCGGCGCAGGCGGCGCGGCGCATCTGCCGGGCATGGTCGCCGCGCTGACGCCGCTTCCGGTTCTCGGCGTGCCCGTCCGCTCGAAGGCGCTTTCGGGCAAGGATTCGCTTCTCTCCATAGTCCAGATGCCGGCCGGCATTCCCGTCGGCACGCTTGCCATCGGCGAGGCCGGCGCGGCCAATGCCGCGCTGATGGCGACGGCCATCCTCGCGCTGTCCGACGACGCGCTGGCCGCCCGCCTCGACTCCTGGCGCGCGGCCCGCACCGCCTCTGTCGCCGAGCAGCCGTCGGACGAAGACTGA
- a CDS encoding YdcH family protein, producing the protein MSEQDQAELRLAAARLRQEHEDYDAAIRAMAQVGCNMMQIQRMKKKKLAIKDRLQQIEDQIIPDIIA; encoded by the coding sequence ATGTCTGAACAGGATCAGGCGGAGTTGCGTTTGGCGGCCGCGCGCCTGAGGCAGGAGCACGAGGATTACGATGCCGCGATCCGTGCCATGGCGCAGGTTGGCTGCAACATGATGCAGATACAGCGCATGAAGAAGAAGAAGCTGGCCATCAAGGACAGGTTGCAGCAGATCGAAGACCAGATCATCCCCGACATCATCGCCTGA
- a CDS encoding thiamine phosphate synthase — protein sequence MTNSITERCRLVLIAPEGATGPDFEKALEAALAAGDVASAIFPAYGMDEASYQRHLESCVPIAQGFGVAAIVVDDTRAFGRTGADGLHVDGGPEDVGNAVEKADGRYIVGAGRAETRHRALELGEQRPDYLFFGRFGQDTRPEPHRRNLAMAEWWAAMVEIPCIVMGGASLDTLERAASTGAEFVALSRAVFGEGIDPAAAIAEANGMLENHKLAADA from the coding sequence ATGACGAACTCGATCACAGAACGCTGCAGGCTTGTCCTGATCGCGCCCGAGGGGGCAACGGGGCCGGATTTCGAAAAGGCACTCGAGGCGGCGCTTGCCGCCGGTGATGTCGCCTCGGCGATATTCCCTGCCTACGGAATGGACGAGGCCAGCTATCAGCGGCACCTGGAAAGCTGCGTGCCGATCGCGCAGGGATTCGGCGTGGCGGCCATCGTGGTGGACGACACCCGCGCCTTCGGCCGCACCGGAGCCGACGGGCTGCATGTAGACGGCGGTCCGGAGGATGTCGGCAACGCGGTCGAAAAGGCCGACGGCCGCTACATCGTCGGGGCAGGGCGCGCGGAGACCCGGCATCGCGCGCTGGAACTCGGCGAGCAGCGCCCGGACTACCTGTTCTTCGGCCGGTTCGGCCAGGATACACGGCCCGAGCCGCATCGCCGCAACCTGGCGATGGCGGAATGGTGGGCCGCCATGGTGGAAATCCCGTGCATCGTGATGGGCGGCGCCTCGCTTGATACCTTGGAACGGGCGGCTTCGACGGGGGCCGAATTCGTCGCGCTGTCGCGTGCGGTGTTCGGCGAAGGCATCGACCCGGCCGCGGCGATCGCCGAGGCCAACGGGATGCTGGAAAACCACAAGCTGGCCGCGGACGCATGA
- a CDS encoding ABC transporter transmembrane domain-containing protein: protein MTDTPQGETGDRKRQALRPLARLVPYVVRYKGLVIGAAISLVLAAATTLSLPTAVRRMIDHGFSDADGQLIDNYFAMLVVLAALLAVASGARYYFVITLGERVVSDLRRDVFSHVMTLSASFFDRAMSGEIVSRLTADTTQIKSVVGATASVALRNLILCIGALTMMVITSPSLSGVVIAAIPVIVLPIVAFGRRVRARSRRAQDTLADATAYASEAIGSVRAFQAFTNEALATSRFSRAVETAFDAARTSAKTRALLTAFAIFLVFSSVVAVLWIGAQNVLSGTMSAGTLGQFLLYAVFAAGALGALSEVWGELQQAAGAAERLSELLDEDPLIVSPAKPVSLPRPAAGAVAFEEVSFAYPTRPGESAVSGLEFSIRPGETVAVVGPSGAGKSTVFALLLRQYDPTAGTVRLDGVDLREAALDEARSRFAIVPQDVAIFSGTAADNIAFARPGATREAVVEAAKAAQAHEFIEALPQGYDTEVGERGLTLSGGQRQRIAIARAILRDAPVLLLDEATSALDAESEKLVQKALEKLMQGRTTIVIAHRLATILKADRILVMQNGRIVEEGTHASLSKKKDGIYSRLAKLQFDDGARALAGAAE, encoded by the coding sequence ATGACTGACACGCCGCAAGGCGAAACCGGCGACCGCAAGCGCCAGGCCCTGCGCCCGCTGGCGCGCCTGGTGCCCTATGTTGTTCGCTACAAGGGCCTGGTGATCGGCGCCGCGATCTCGCTCGTCCTCGCCGCCGCCACGACGCTTTCCCTGCCCACAGCCGTGCGGCGGATGATCGACCACGGCTTCTCCGATGCCGACGGACAGCTGATCGACAACTACTTCGCCATGCTCGTCGTTCTGGCCGCCCTTCTCGCCGTCGCCAGCGGCGCGCGCTACTACTTCGTCATCACGCTCGGCGAGCGCGTCGTATCCGATCTGCGCCGCGATGTCTTTTCCCATGTCATGACCCTGTCGGCGTCCTTCTTCGACCGCGCCATGTCCGGCGAGATCGTGTCGCGCCTGACCGCCGACACGACGCAGATCAAGTCGGTCGTCGGCGCCACCGCCTCGGTCGCGCTGCGCAATCTCATACTGTGCATCGGCGCGCTGACCATGATGGTGATCACGAGTCCGTCCCTGTCCGGCGTCGTCATCGCCGCGATCCCCGTCATCGTGCTTCCGATCGTCGCCTTCGGCCGCCGCGTGCGCGCCCGTTCCCGCAGGGCCCAGGACACGCTGGCCGACGCCACCGCCTACGCATCCGAGGCGATCGGCTCGGTCCGCGCATTCCAGGCATTCACCAACGAGGCGCTGGCGACATCGCGTTTCTCGCGCGCGGTCGAGACCGCCTTCGATGCCGCCCGCACCTCCGCGAAAACGCGCGCGTTGCTGACCGCCTTCGCCATCTTCCTCGTGTTCTCGAGCGTTGTCGCCGTGCTTTGGATCGGTGCCCAGAACGTTCTCTCCGGCACGATGTCCGCCGGCACGCTCGGCCAGTTCCTTCTCTATGCGGTCTTTGCCGCCGGCGCGCTCGGCGCCCTGTCGGAGGTCTGGGGAGAACTGCAGCAGGCCGCCGGCGCGGCGGAACGTCTGTCGGAACTGCTCGACGAGGATCCGCTCATCGTCTCGCCGGCCAAACCGGTATCCCTGCCGCGGCCGGCCGCCGGCGCGGTCGCCTTCGAGGAGGTTTCCTTCGCCTATCCGACGCGCCCCGGCGAGAGCGCGGTGAGCGGCCTGGAATTCTCCATCCGGCCGGGCGAGACCGTCGCGGTCGTCGGGCCGTCCGGCGCCGGCAAGAGCACGGTCTTCGCGCTGCTGCTGCGCCAGTACGACCCGACCGCCGGCACCGTCCGCCTCGACGGGGTCGACCTGCGCGAGGCCGCGCTCGACGAGGCCCGTTCCCGCTTCGCCATCGTGCCGCAGGACGTGGCGATCTTTTCCGGCACCGCGGCCGACAACATTGCCTTCGCCCGTCCCGGCGCCACCCGCGAGGCGGTCGTCGAGGCGGCGAAGGCCGCCCAGGCGCACGAGTTCATCGAGGCATTGCCGCAGGGCTACGACACGGAAGTCGGCGAACGCGGCCTGACGCTTTCCGGCGGTCAGCGCCAGCGCATCGCCATAGCCCGCGCCATACTGCGCGACGCGCCGGTCCTGCTGCTGGACGAGGCGACGTCGGCGCTCGATGCCGAGAGCGAGAAGCTGGTCCAGAAGGCCCTGGAAAAGCTGATGCAGGGCCGCACCACCATTGTCATAGCCCACCGCCTCGCCACCATCCTCAAGGCCGACCGCATACTCGTCATGCAGAACGGACGCATCGTGGAGGAAGGCACCCACGCCTCCCTTTCGAAGAAAAAGGACGGCATCTATTCGCGGCTGGCGAAACTCCAGTTCGACGACGGCGCCAGGGCCCTGGCCGGCGCCGCCGAATAA
- a CDS encoding inositol monophosphatase family protein: protein MARSALMNVMVQAVMKAGRGLARDFGEVQNLQVSVKGPGDFVSQADLRAEQVLRAELERARPGYGFLLEEGGEIAGDDAQHRWIIDPLDGTTNFLHGVPHFAISVALERQGQLVAAVIFNPATDELYTAEKGAGAFLNDRRLRVAGRKVLSDCIVGCGVPHLGRGDHGRFLVQLRNVMTETVGIRRGGAAALDLAYVAAGRLDGYWEEWISPWDMAAGILLVREAGGFVTDLSGGSDMFGRGDIIAGNEAIHRALMATVNKPLVKS from the coding sequence ATGGCGCGCAGCGCATTGATGAACGTGATGGTGCAGGCCGTGATGAAGGCCGGTCGCGGATTGGCGCGCGACTTTGGCGAGGTTCAGAACCTGCAGGTCTCGGTCAAGGGACCGGGCGACTTCGTCAGCCAGGCGGACCTGCGCGCCGAGCAGGTCCTGCGCGCCGAGCTCGAAAGGGCGCGCCCGGGCTATGGCTTCCTGCTGGAAGAGGGCGGCGAGATCGCGGGTGACGATGCCCAGCACAGGTGGATCATCGATCCGCTCGACGGAACGACCAACTTCCTTCACGGCGTGCCCCATTTCGCGATCTCGGTCGCGCTGGAGCGCCAGGGCCAGCTGGTGGCGGCGGTGATCTTCAACCCCGCGACGGACGAGCTCTACACCGCGGAAAAGGGAGCCGGCGCATTTCTCAACGACCGCCGCCTGCGGGTGGCCGGCCGCAAGGTGCTGTCCGACTGCATCGTCGGGTGCGGCGTGCCGCACCTGGGGCGCGGCGATCATGGCCGTTTCCTCGTCCAGCTGCGCAACGTGATGACCGAGACCGTCGGCATCCGCCGGGGTGGCGCGGCCGCGCTGGATCTCGCCTATGTCGCCGCCGGACGGCTGGACGGCTACTGGGAGGAATGGATCTCGCCCTGGGACATGGCGGCGGGCATTCTGCTCGTTCGCGAGGCGGGCGGCTTCGTGACCGATCTTTCCGGCGGAAGCGACATGTTCGGTCGCGGCGATATCATTGCCGGCAACGAGGCCATCCACCGGGCACTGATGGCCACGGTCAACAAACCGCTTGTGAAAAGCTGA
- a CDS encoding sulfite exporter TauE/SafE family protein, translating into MPFVTDPLFYVAAIPAVIFVGLSKGGLGGAMALIGVPLMALVISPVRAAAIMLPILIVMDIVGLWTWRGSYDPKTLKIMLPAGILGIAIGWFTASWVTVPQVRFVVGLVALLFVADYIRLRLRSLPPEPKPHNIAKGGFWGVLAGFTSFVSHAGGPPYQVYTLPLRQDPKLYTGTSVVFFAVMNAVKLLPYMALGQFDVENLATSLVLMPVAPVATIAGAWIVRRMNKQIFYPFMYAMVFVVGLKLVYDGLPGIAS; encoded by the coding sequence ATGCCATTTGTTACCGATCCCCTTTTCTACGTGGCCGCGATTCCCGCGGTCATCTTCGTCGGCCTGTCGAAAGGCGGGCTGGGCGGCGCCATGGCACTGATCGGCGTGCCGCTGATGGCGCTGGTAATCTCTCCGGTCAGGGCCGCCGCGATCATGCTGCCGATCCTGATCGTCATGGACATCGTCGGCCTGTGGACCTGGCGGGGCAGCTACGACCCGAAGACACTGAAGATCATGCTACCCGCCGGCATTCTCGGCATCGCGATCGGATGGTTCACGGCATCCTGGGTCACCGTCCCGCAGGTGCGTTTCGTTGTCGGCCTCGTCGCGCTCCTTTTCGTGGCCGACTACATCCGGCTTCGCCTGCGCTCCCTGCCGCCGGAGCCGAAACCCCACAATATTGCCAAGGGCGGCTTCTGGGGCGTTCTGGCCGGCTTCACCAGTTTCGTATCCCATGCGGGGGGCCCGCCCTACCAGGTCTACACCTTGCCACTCCGGCAGGATCCGAAGCTGTATACCGGCACCTCGGTCGTCTTCTTCGCCGTCATGAACGCGGTCAAGCTTCTGCCCTACATGGCCCTCGGCCAGTTCGACGTCGAAAATCTGGCCACGTCCCTGGTGCTCATGCCCGTCGCGCCGGTCGCCACCATCGCCGGCGCATGGATCGTCAGGCGCATGAACAAGCAGATCTTCTATCCGTTCATGTATGCAATGGTCTTCGTCGTCGGGCTGAAACTCGTCTACGACGGATTGCCGGGAATTGCATCTTGA
- a CDS encoding peptidoglycan -binding protein, producing MALARNRRHDRRVDYWPGFVDALSTLLLAIMFLLSVFVLAQFLLSQEISGKDAVLNRLNSQINELTQLLALEQSNRQDAEDQLLALQASLESAEAERSRLESLLAAGSGASAAAEARIGELSESLDAERQISQRALNQVELLNRQISALRQQIAALEDALDASEERDRESNAKIADLGRRLNVALAQRVQELNRYRSDFFGRLREILSDRENIRIVGDRFVFQSEVLFPSGSADLNDAGKVEMAKLAAAIIDLQKEIPEEINWVLRVDGHTDNVPISGGRFADNWELSSARATSVVKFLIEEGVPPQRLVAAGFGEYQPLDPADTDEARARNRRIELKLTER from the coding sequence GTGGCGCTAGCCCGCAACCGCCGCCACGACCGGCGCGTCGATTACTGGCCGGGATTCGTCGACGCATTGTCGACCCTGCTGCTGGCGATCATGTTTCTCTTGTCCGTGTTCGTGCTGGCGCAGTTTCTGCTGAGCCAGGAAATCTCCGGCAAGGATGCCGTTCTCAACCGGCTCAACTCCCAGATCAACGAACTGACGCAGTTGCTGGCGCTCGAACAATCGAACCGGCAGGATGCGGAAGACCAGTTGCTGGCGCTGCAGGCTTCGCTGGAGTCGGCCGAGGCGGAAAGGTCGCGTCTGGAAAGCCTGCTGGCCGCGGGCAGCGGCGCGAGCGCGGCAGCCGAGGCGCGCATAGGCGAACTGTCCGAGTCGCTCGATGCCGAGCGGCAGATCAGCCAGCGCGCGCTCAACCAGGTCGAGCTGCTCAACCGGCAGATATCGGCCCTGCGCCAACAGATCGCGGCGCTCGAGGACGCTCTGGATGCCTCGGAGGAGCGCGACCGCGAATCCAACGCCAAGATCGCCGATCTCGGTCGGCGCCTCAACGTGGCGCTTGCGCAGCGGGTGCAGGAACTGAACCGCTATCGCTCCGACTTCTTCGGCCGGTTGCGCGAGATCCTGTCGGACCGCGAGAACATACGCATTGTCGGCGACCGCTTCGTCTTCCAGTCGGAAGTGCTGTTTCCGTCCGGCTCCGCCGATCTCAACGATGCCGGCAAGGTCGAGATGGCCAAGCTGGCGGCGGCGATCATCGACCTTCAGAAGGAAATTCCGGAGGAGATCAACTGGGTGCTGCGGGTCGACGGCCATACGGACAACGTGCCGATATCGGGCGGGCGTTTCGCCGACAACTGGGAGCTGTCGAGCGCCCGCGCGACCTCGGTGGTCAAATTCCTGATCGAGGAGGGCGTTCCGCCGCAGCGGCTGGTGGCCGCCGGCTTCGGCGAGTACCAGCCGCTTGATCCCGCCGATACCGACGAGGCGCGCGCCCGCAACAGGCGCATCGAACTCAAGCTGACCGAGCGCTAG